The following are from one region of the Ktedonobacteraceae bacterium genome:
- the ppsA gene encoding phosphoenolpyruvate synthase has translation MSSYVLGFQTIDKTKLMVVGGKGANLGELSRIEGIRVPDGFCISTEAFKKIITETPSIHELLEQLSLLRVEDRDKISELSGELRRIIERVAIPEDIHEEVSRFLSRLGEKNAYAVRSSATAEDLPAASFAGQQDTYLNVIGKEAILKHISKCWASLFTERAIAYRLRNGFDHRKVLLAVVVQKMIFSQVAGILFTADPVTSNRKVSSIDASFGLGEALVSGLVNADSYKVRNGKIIEKKIFTKKLAVSALQDGGTKEHEIEPEQQDRQALTDEQILQLERIGRKIEAHFGHPQDIEWCLVDDAFSIVQSRPITTLYPIPEANDQENHVYISVGHQQMMTDPMKPLGLSFFQLTAGRPMYSAGGRLFVDITQELASPARRHMIVNVLGQSDPLLRDALTTIIERGDFIESLPDDQQEPGPGKSNQGRSSRDFQTLNEYDPAIVTDLMKSSQAQIEELKQNIQTKSGLDLMDFILEDIQQLKKNLANPQSFGVFMTAMNASSWINKKMKEWLGEKNVADTLSQSVPNNITSEMGLELLDVADVIRPYPEVIEHLRQVKDSDSFLDELVKFKGGKEARDALYDFLNKYGMRCAGEIDITRPRWSEKPGILVPILLNNIKNFEPGAGKRRFEQGRQEALEKEQELLDRLKGLPDGEEKARETKRMIGLIRNFIGYREYPKYAMVHRYFVYKQALLKEAERLVQANVLHEKEDSYYLTFEELREAVSTKKLDYQIISKRKKEEYKLYEKLTPPRVITSDGEIITGKYKREHLPADALAGLPVSSGVIEGRARVILHMEDADLEEGDILVTPFTDPSWTPLFVSIKGLVTEVGGLMTHGAVIAREYGLPAVVGVEHATKLIKDGQRIRVNGTEGYVEIL, from the coding sequence ATGAGTTCCTATGTGCTTGGTTTTCAAACTATTGACAAAACAAAACTCATGGTTGTGGGAGGTAAAGGCGCGAACCTGGGGGAACTATCCAGGATTGAAGGAATACGTGTACCGGATGGCTTTTGTATTTCTACTGAAGCCTTTAAAAAAATCATTACTGAAACGCCGTCGATTCACGAATTACTTGAGCAGTTATCGCTTCTGAGGGTGGAAGACCGGGATAAAATCAGTGAACTGAGCGGTGAGCTTCGCAGGATCATCGAAAGGGTAGCCATCCCTGAAGACATTCATGAAGAGGTCAGCCGCTTCCTCTCCAGGCTTGGAGAAAAAAATGCCTATGCAGTACGATCCAGCGCAACTGCGGAGGATTTACCAGCGGCCTCATTTGCAGGCCAGCAGGATACGTATTTGAACGTTATCGGAAAAGAGGCAATCCTGAAGCATATCAGCAAGTGCTGGGCATCGCTCTTTACCGAGAGGGCGATAGCATATCGCCTTCGAAACGGCTTCGACCATCGTAAAGTCCTTCTGGCTGTGGTTGTCCAGAAGATGATCTTCTCGCAGGTGGCAGGAATTTTGTTTACTGCCGATCCCGTCACTTCTAATAGGAAGGTGTCATCCATTGATGCCAGCTTCGGGCTGGGTGAGGCGCTGGTCTCCGGCCTGGTGAATGCCGATAGCTATAAAGTGCGTAACGGCAAGATTATCGAGAAGAAGATATTCACCAAGAAGCTGGCGGTGTCTGCCTTGCAAGATGGCGGTACGAAAGAACACGAGATTGAGCCTGAACAGCAGGACAGACAGGCGCTGACCGATGAGCAGATTTTGCAGCTTGAGCGCATAGGCAGAAAGATCGAAGCACATTTCGGCCATCCCCAGGATATCGAATGGTGCCTGGTTGATGATGCATTTTCTATTGTGCAGAGCCGGCCAATCACTACGTTATACCCCATCCCGGAAGCGAATGATCAAGAAAATCACGTCTATATCTCTGTTGGGCATCAACAGATGATGACCGACCCGATGAAACCATTGGGATTGTCTTTCTTCCAGTTAACAGCTGGCCGGCCCATGTATTCAGCAGGTGGACGGTTGTTTGTTGATATCACGCAGGAGCTGGCTTCGCCTGCCAGAAGACACATGATAGTGAATGTTCTGGGGCAATCCGATCCGCTCTTAAGAGACGCACTTACGACCATCATAGAGCGAGGTGATTTCATCGAATCGTTACCAGATGATCAGCAAGAACCGGGTCCTGGTAAAAGCAATCAAGGTAGGTCGTCCAGGGATTTTCAAACACTCAACGAATACGATCCGGCAATTGTTACTGATTTAATGAAGAGCAGTCAAGCACAGATAGAAGAGTTAAAACAAAATATCCAAACGAAATCGGGCCTGGATCTAATGGATTTTATCCTGGAAGATATCCAGCAATTAAAGAAGAACCTGGCGAATCCACAAAGTTTCGGTGTGTTTATGACGGCGATGAATGCTTCATCATGGATCAACAAAAAAATGAAGGAGTGGCTAGGTGAAAAAAACGTAGCAGACACGCTTTCTCAATCTGTACCGAACAATATCACTTCAGAAATGGGTCTGGAGCTATTGGATGTCGCAGATGTGATTCGCCCTTATCCAGAAGTGATTGAACATTTACGACAAGTGAAAGATAGTGATAGCTTTTTGGATGAGCTGGTGAAGTTCAAAGGCGGAAAAGAAGCCAGAGACGCTCTCTATGACTTTCTCAACAAATACGGAATGCGATGCGCAGGTGAGATAGATATTACGAGGCCTCGTTGGAGCGAAAAACCAGGTATCCTTGTTCCCATCCTCCTCAATAACATCAAAAACTTTGAACCTGGCGCCGGCAAGCGGAGATTTGAGCAAGGGCGACAGGAAGCTCTGGAAAAAGAACAGGAGCTTTTAGATCGGTTGAAAGGCCTACCGGATGGTGAAGAGAAGGCCAGAGAAACAAAACGAATGATCGGTTTGATCAGAAATTTCATCGGTTATCGTGAATATCCAAAATACGCCATGGTCCATCGCTACTTCGTTTACAAGCAAGCTTTGCTGAAAGAAGCTGAACGACTCGTACAGGCCAATGTTCTTCATGAAAAAGAAGATAGCTACTATCTCACGTTTGAAGAACTTCGCGAAGCCGTATCGACCAAGAAACTGGATTACCAGATCATCAGCAAACGAAAAAAAGAGGAGTACAAATTGTATGAAAAACTCACTCCCCCACGGGTAATCACGTCTGATGGTGAAATCATTACAGGAAAGTACAAACGAGAACATCTCCCAGCAGACGCTCTTGCCGGTCTACCTGTTTCTTCAGGAGTGATAGAGGGACGAGCACGGGTCATCTTGCACATGGAAGATGCTGACCTGGAAGAGGGAGACATATTAGTCACCCCCTTTACTGACCCTAGCTGGACGCCATTGTTTGTCTCCATCAAAGGCCTGGTTACTGAAGTTGGTGGACTGATGACCCATGGAGCAGTGATCGCACGTGAATATGGCTTACCGGCAGTTGTCGGAGTAGAACATGCTACTAAACTGATAAAAGATGGGCAACGAATTCGCGTGAATGGAACAGAAGGCTACGTAGAAATCTTATAA
- a CDS encoding COX15/CtaA family protein — MIAQRLIRIFAIITAIGAYIMIILGVLVSTSGSGHGCGNTWPFCDGQIIPGVITIQGVIEYSHRVMSSLDGFLVLVLTVWAWFMYRKDFRVKLFAFLSLLFVILQGALGAVTVVYEGTLALNWILSVHFGLSLIAFASVILLVIRLFQVGREQRGISTGIAPEVSRLQLPIFGLAVYTYIVVYTGALVEHTGAVTSCGYQIPGCGSVYFPSFTSLAGIQVLHRYVAALLWVLVLGLLITILRSYRDRRDLVQGALWAFGLITLQAISGMFNVFTGGQLLAALVHTTLIASFFSVLCFLWLQVGWPWKRKKAVQQIESKQSLELKTVS, encoded by the coding sequence ATGATCGCACAACGTTTGATAAGAATATTTGCCATCATCACCGCTATCGGCGCGTACATCATGATCATTCTGGGTGTACTCGTCTCGACCTCCGGCTCCGGTCATGGTTGCGGCAACACCTGGCCGTTTTGCGATGGGCAGATTATTCCTGGCGTGATTACTATTCAGGGAGTGATCGAATACAGCCATCGCGTCATGTCGAGCCTGGACGGCTTTCTGGTGCTTGTTTTGACGGTATGGGCATGGTTCATGTATCGCAAGGATTTTCGCGTCAAGCTCTTTGCATTTCTGAGCCTGCTCTTCGTGATCTTGCAAGGAGCGTTGGGAGCGGTAACCGTTGTCTACGAGGGGACGCTCGCGCTCAACTGGATATTATCCGTCCATTTCGGACTCTCCTTGATAGCCTTCGCCAGTGTGATCTTGCTGGTCATCCGTCTTTTCCAGGTGGGTAGAGAACAACGGGGCATATCGACGGGGATTGCTCCAGAAGTTTCGCGGTTGCAACTGCCCATCTTCGGATTGGCCGTATACACCTATATTGTCGTCTATACAGGCGCGTTAGTTGAGCATACAGGCGCGGTAACGAGCTGCGGCTATCAAATTCCGGGATGTGGTTCAGTATATTTTCCCAGCTTCACCTCGTTGGCCGGTATCCAGGTACTTCATCGTTATGTAGCCGCGCTGCTGTGGGTGCTGGTCCTCGGCCTGCTGATCACCATTTTGCGCTCTTACCGCGACCGGCGAGACCTCGTGCAAGGAGCATTGTGGGCGTTTGGCCTGATTACCTTGCAGGCGATAAGCGGCATGTTCAACGTCTTCACGGGTGGTCAACTGCTGGCCGCGCTCGTCCATACAACATTGATTGCCAGCTTCTTCTCAGTGCTCTGCTTCCTCTGGTTGCAGGTTGGATGGCCCTGGAAGCGCAAGAAGGCAGTTCAGCAGATTGAGAGCAAGCAATCATTGGAATTAAAGACCGTTTCCTGA
- a CDS encoding SDR family oxidoreductase yields the protein MIENVRDRMKGKICLITGATSGIGKATAMGLARQGATVVIVARNQARGEDTVQEIRTTTHNPRIELLLADLSSQGSIRQLVATFMEQYPGLHVLINNAGVFMLKRQETVDGLEMTFAVNHLAPFLLNNLLLDRLNASAPARIVNVCSDAHTSGRIDLDNLQLVRGYNAWRAYAQSKLAMLLCSYEQARQLEGSGVTLNCAHPGFVFTNMGMNNVGPRVQAAAKSILSRLGSSPEKGARTSIYLASSSDVEGINGKYFAKCIPIRSSPRSYDVTLQRGMWEASARLVHLSNAVEA from the coding sequence ATGATAGAAAATGTTCGGGATCGTATGAAAGGTAAGATCTGCCTGATAACCGGGGCAACTTCCGGTATTGGCAAGGCAACCGCAATGGGTCTGGCACGGCAGGGAGCAACCGTCGTTATTGTCGCTCGCAACCAGGCCAGGGGAGAAGATACTGTCCAAGAAATTCGTACTACTACCCATAATCCCAGGATTGAGCTATTACTTGCCGACCTCTCATCACAAGGTTCTATTCGCCAACTCGTCGCGACCTTCATGGAACAGTATCCCGGCCTTCACGTTTTGATTAATAACGCGGGAGTTTTTATGCTGAAGCGGCAAGAGACGGTAGATGGTCTGGAAATGACTTTCGCGGTCAATCACCTGGCGCCTTTCCTGCTCAACAATTTACTGCTTGACAGGCTCAACGCCAGCGCGCCAGCGCGTATTGTCAATGTCTGCTCCGATGCACATACTTCTGGCCGCATTGACCTGGATAATTTGCAGTTGGTTAGAGGATACAATGCCTGGCGCGCCTACGCTCAATCCAAGCTAGCCATGCTCCTTTGCTCCTATGAACAGGCGCGCCAGCTGGAAGGTTCAGGCGTCACTCTCAATTGCGCCCATCCCGGTTTTGTTTTCACCAACATGGGTATGAATAATGTCGGTCCCCGTGTACAGGCCGCGGCGAAATCCATCCTCTCGCGTCTCGGTTCCAGTCCCGAAAAAGGGGCACGTACATCCATCTACCTGGCAAGCTCATCTGATGTTGAGGGAATTAACGGCAAATACTTCGCAAAATGCATCCCTATTCGATCTTCACCGCGTTCCTATGATGTTACGTTACAGCGAGGCATGTGGGAAGCAAGCGCGCGCCTGGTACACCTGTCGAATGCTGTGGAAGCTTGA
- a CDS encoding acyl-CoA dehydrogenase family protein: MKRTIFTEEHAMFRDTFRHFVEKEMVPYIGQWEKDGIVSRELWLKAGEQGFLGLNVPEEYGGAGINDFAFNAIMTEETTRAGVASAGAGFGLHNDVVLPYFLSLATEQQKRRWLPGMCTGELITAIAMTEPDTGSDLAAVRTTAIRHRDTYILNGQKTFITNGILSDIVIVVAKTQPELGHKGISLIVVERGMEGFNRGRNLEKMGLKAQDTAELSFEDLHVSVDNVLGEEGKGFYYLMRNLAQERLSVAVAAVAACETALEITLDYCKQRTAFGKPIGSFQNSRFKLAEMKTEIEIGRVFVDRCIEELNAGELTAETASMAKWWTTDLQKRVLDQCVQLHGGYGYMLEYPIARAYLDARVTSIYAGTNEIMKEIIGRSLGL, translated from the coding sequence ATGAAAAGAACAATATTTACCGAAGAACATGCCATGTTTCGCGACACGTTCCGTCATTTTGTAGAGAAAGAAATGGTGCCGTATATCGGCCAGTGGGAAAAGGATGGCATCGTTTCCCGCGAACTCTGGCTAAAGGCTGGAGAACAGGGTTTTCTTGGCCTCAATGTACCGGAAGAATATGGCGGCGCCGGCATCAACGATTTTGCCTTTAACGCGATTATGACGGAAGAAACGACGCGGGCTGGCGTAGCCAGTGCGGGCGCGGGATTTGGCCTGCATAACGATGTTGTTCTGCCATACTTTCTCTCTCTTGCGACAGAGCAGCAAAAACGGCGCTGGCTGCCAGGTATGTGTACCGGCGAGTTGATCACAGCCATTGCCATGACCGAGCCGGATACGGGCAGTGACCTTGCCGCAGTGCGCACAACTGCTATCCGGCATAGGGATACATATATCCTCAATGGTCAAAAAACCTTTATCACCAACGGCATCTTGAGTGACATTGTGATCGTGGTGGCGAAAACACAGCCAGAACTGGGCCATAAAGGGATCAGCCTGATCGTGGTAGAACGCGGTATGGAGGGCTTCAATCGCGGGCGCAACCTGGAAAAAATGGGCCTGAAAGCGCAGGATACGGCGGAACTCTCGTTTGAAGACCTACATGTATCGGTGGACAACGTGCTTGGCGAGGAAGGAAAAGGATTTTATTACTTGATGCGCAATCTTGCTCAGGAGCGCCTGAGCGTTGCGGTCGCGGCAGTGGCAGCATGTGAAACTGCACTGGAGATCACGCTGGATTATTGCAAACAGCGCACCGCATTCGGCAAACCAATAGGCAGCTTCCAGAACTCGCGTTTTAAGCTGGCCGAGATGAAAACAGAGATCGAAATCGGACGCGTCTTCGTCGATCGCTGCATCGAGGAGCTGAATGCAGGAGAGCTGACTGCGGAAACGGCTTCAATGGCGAAATGGTGGACGACCGACCTGCAAAAGCGTGTGCTCGATCAATGCGTCCAATTGCACGGCGGTTATGGTTACATGCTGGAATATCCAATTGCCCGCGCTTACCTGGATGCCCGCGTGACGAGCATCTATGCCGGAACCAACGAGATTATGAAGGAGATTATCGGTCGCTCTCTAGGCCTTTGA
- a CDS encoding acyl-ACP thioesterase domain-containing protein, which produces MNRLFCLTHTVRYDECNCDGLLTPAAFLRYMQEIAARDAGDARLEGSGYWVIKRTVMSFARPIPYHTRLELRTFGIGFSRITAQRGYEARLAGNPEEEPLASAHTLWVYVDTHGRPTRLPDRTAQIWLPGGVSAPKPEPAFPAFPDHPPVTTSAVVHFSEIDLMQHLNNASAVEMLDNAGWEVLGSSGITPAGASFQIRHYDIEYSDSPRFGEQLEIQNWFEPHPAAGQEFSRFQRITREGKTMARAYSRWLWQAP; this is translated from the coding sequence ATGAACCGGCTGTTTTGTCTCACACATACCGTTCGCTACGATGAATGTAACTGCGATGGCCTGCTCACGCCCGCCGCCTTCTTGCGCTATATGCAGGAGATCGCCGCGCGTGACGCCGGGGATGCCCGGCTCGAAGGAAGCGGCTACTGGGTCATCAAAAGGACGGTCATGTCCTTCGCCAGGCCCATACCATATCACACACGCCTCGAATTAAGAACCTTCGGCATTGGCTTCTCGCGCATTACAGCGCAGAGGGGATATGAGGCAAGGCTGGCCGGCAACCCGGAAGAGGAACCACTGGCAAGCGCCCATACGCTCTGGGTCTATGTTGATACTCACGGTCGCCCCACGCGACTGCCTGATCGAACGGCACAGATCTGGCTGCCCGGCGGAGTTTCAGCGCCAAAACCAGAACCGGCATTTCCGGCATTTCCCGACCATCCCCCTGTCACGACCTCTGCCGTTGTACATTTCTCAGAGATCGACCTTATGCAGCACCTCAATAATGCTTCGGCAGTGGAAATGTTGGACAACGCGGGCTGGGAAGTATTGGGATCGAGCGGTATCACTCCCGCCGGTGCCAGTTTCCAGATTCGTCATTACGATATCGAGTATAGCGACAGCCCGCGCTTTGGGGAACAACTGGAAATACAGAACTGGTTTGAGCCACACCCCGCAGCAGGACAGGAATTTAGCCGGTTCCAGCGCATCACGCGCGAGGGCAAGACTATGGCACGGGCCTATTCGCGCTGGCTGTGGCAAGCACCATAA
- a CDS encoding EamA family transporter — MSRKGWLLFIAMSVIWGIPYLFIKIALQELDPSVVVFARVGIAAIVLLPLAARRGGLRQFRKKWYVVAALACIQIAAPFLLISAGEQHIASSLTSLLIAADPLLVALFALRLDHSERVTGLRLVGLFIGIAGVITLLGFDVGGDKQRLLGAILVLLATACYALSVLLVKRPTIAALPRLGVVAVMCTTSTIVVSPLALTHLPGKIPDTEVIASLLVLGVICTALAYMIYFALIAEVGASRATVITYVNPAVAVLLGVILLGEPLNAAIIVGFLLIIAGSWLSTSNVLASPLKYLFRTRRQQQQNSEIMVGSIEKQAVNPNTKEHA, encoded by the coding sequence ATGAGCCGTAAGGGCTGGCTACTGTTCATCGCGATGTCGGTGATCTGGGGCATACCCTATTTATTCATCAAAATTGCGCTACAAGAACTTGATCCGAGTGTCGTAGTATTTGCCCGCGTCGGCATTGCCGCCATTGTATTGCTTCCACTGGCGGCGCGGCGTGGAGGATTGCGCCAGTTCCGAAAGAAATGGTACGTGGTAGCCGCACTGGCCTGCATACAGATCGCGGCACCTTTTCTGCTGATCAGCGCAGGCGAGCAGCATATCGCGTCATCACTCACCAGCCTGCTTATCGCCGCCGATCCATTGCTTGTCGCGCTGTTTGCGCTCCGTTTAGATCATAGCGAACGGGTTACGGGTCTGCGATTGGTGGGACTATTTATAGGTATAGCCGGGGTCATAACTCTACTAGGTTTTGATGTCGGTGGAGATAAACAAAGGCTTCTAGGGGCCATACTGGTGCTACTGGCCACCGCTTGTTATGCTCTGAGCGTCCTGCTGGTTAAGCGACCAACCATTGCTGCCTTACCACGACTTGGAGTAGTAGCCGTCATGTGTACTACCTCAACAATTGTAGTGTCGCCACTTGCACTGACCCACCTTCCTGGCAAAATACCAGATACAGAAGTGATCGCAAGTCTGCTCGTACTCGGCGTGATCTGTACCGCGCTGGCTTACATGATCTATTTCGCGCTCATCGCGGAAGTTGGAGCCAGCCGGGCCACCGTCATCACTTATGTCAACCCGGCTGTTGCTGTTCTCCTGGGTGTAATATTGCTTGGCGAACCGCTCAACGCGGCTATCATTGTTGGATTCCTGCTGATCATCGCCGGGTCCTGGCTCTCCACCAGCAATGTACTGGCCTCACCGTTGAAATATCTCTTTCGAACGCGCCGGCAACAACAACAGAATTCCGAGATTATGGTCGGCAGCATAGAAAAACAGGCAGTCAATCCAAATACAAAGGAACACGCATGA
- a CDS encoding histidine kinase, translated as MKADDLLKFQLEQRVDEGKVMAHGRRALLIDPAVFDALHLELAGFLSEDEARGTLNRLGYAMGHNAARRLRDRYHWNDEQEWIAACAVMMSSSGLANTKVKQLAFDHSRGTFLAEFTWTGSYESEMHLRHSAMSRSPVCWMLAGYASGYCSFAAGQRLLCLETECAGKGDMQCVALVKPIAAWGEAARKSAFDLVRFEALHRMHSLHEQLLQKEDLNSEQQQAILAEALKEAKLKALESQVNPHFLFNTINVIAKLAFLEGATETEAMAYALADLMRYSLRSSSDANRLVTLRDEVEHARQYLLIQKTRYRDRLQFNLEIDEMALDMRVPPLSIQPIIENAFVHGLEPSERPGQLLLSVQRAREFVVISVQDNGAGMSGEHVHKLLAGEAERVSDHWSAHTTGLGLTHVRDRLRYYYGEQCQLVIESELGSGTTVRVLLPLNGAPDT; from the coding sequence GTGAAGGCAGATGATCTTCTCAAATTCCAGTTAGAGCAACGCGTGGATGAGGGGAAAGTGATGGCTCATGGTCGCCGGGCATTGTTGATCGATCCGGCCGTTTTTGATGCCCTGCATCTTGAGCTGGCCGGTTTTCTAAGTGAGGACGAAGCGCGCGGAACGCTCAACAGGCTTGGATATGCCATGGGCCATAATGCTGCTCGCCGGCTGCGCGACCGCTACCACTGGAATGATGAGCAAGAATGGATCGCGGCCTGCGCGGTCATGATGTCTTCGTCCGGCCTGGCCAATACAAAGGTGAAGCAGCTCGCGTTCGATCACTCCAGGGGCACTTTTCTGGCGGAGTTTACCTGGACCGGCTCGTATGAGAGCGAAATGCACCTGCGGCATTCTGCTATGTCCCGGTCGCCTGTATGCTGGATGCTGGCAGGCTACGCGAGCGGCTATTGTAGCTTTGCCGCCGGCCAGCGCCTCCTTTGCCTGGAGACGGAATGTGCCGGCAAGGGTGATATGCAGTGCGTTGCCCTGGTCAAGCCTATCGCTGCCTGGGGTGAAGCGGCACGCAAGAGCGCCTTCGATCTTGTGCGCTTTGAGGCGCTGCATAGAATGCACAGCCTTCACGAGCAACTCCTCCAAAAAGAGGATTTAAACAGCGAGCAGCAGCAAGCGATACTGGCAGAAGCTCTCAAAGAGGCGAAACTCAAGGCGCTGGAAAGTCAGGTCAACCCGCACTTTCTTTTCAACACCATTAATGTGATCGCTAAACTGGCCTTTCTGGAAGGGGCGACTGAAACGGAAGCGATGGCCTACGCGCTGGCCGATTTAATGCGCTATTCGCTGCGGAGTTCTTCGGATGCCAATAGACTGGTGACGCTGCGCGATGAAGTGGAGCACGCGCGCCAGTACTTGTTGATCCAGAAGACACGCTACCGCGACCGCTTGCAGTTCAACCTGGAGATCGATGAAATGGCGCTGGATATGCGCGTACCCCCGCTCAGTATCCAGCCAATTATTGAGAACGCTTTCGTTCATGGCCTGGAGCCAAGCGAACGTCCCGGCCAGTTGCTTTTGAGCGTGCAAAGAGCGCGCGAATTTGTCGTCATCAGCGTTCAGGATAATGGTGCCGGCATGAGTGGCGAACATGTCCATAAATTGCTGGCCGGGGAAGCAGAGCGGGTCTCCGATCATTGGAGCGCCCATACGACCGGGTTGGGGCTAACTCATGTGCGCGACCGGCTCCGCTATTACTATGGCGAACAATGTCAACTGGTCATTGAGAGCGAATTAGGCAGTGGCACTACGGTGCGGGTGCTCTTGCCTTTAAATGGAGCGCCTGATACGTAG
- a CDS encoding response regulator — MVTRNVYKLMVGDDEEIERRTIQLLVERQLPGVKLVDVAATTTELLVRLHLARPELLILDSRLPGSDLMTTLHLLLSQQPALRIIVLADYNEESLMERCVRFGAFAYLTRPVQPARLLSVLKRAIVVLENTV; from the coding sequence ATGGTGACACGAAACGTCTACAAATTGATGGTGGGCGATGATGAAGAGATTGAAAGGAGAACAATCCAGCTGCTGGTGGAGCGACAACTGCCAGGAGTCAAGCTGGTAGATGTCGCTGCTACCACGACGGAGCTACTGGTGCGCCTGCATCTTGCCCGGCCTGAACTGCTCATCCTCGACAGCCGTCTGCCGGGAAGTGATCTGATGACGACGCTCCATTTGCTGTTGAGCCAGCAGCCTGCTCTCAGAATCATCGTTCTGGCCGATTATAATGAAGAATCCTTGATGGAACGCTGCGTTCGCTTTGGCGCTTTCGCCTATTTGACCAGGCCGGTACAGCCGGCGCGGCTCTTGAGTGTCTTGAAAAGGGCGATTGTTGTCCTGGAAAATACAGTGTAA